A DNA window from Naumovozyma dairenensis CBS 421 chromosome 10, complete genome contains the following coding sequences:
- the MAG2 gene encoding RING-type E3 ubiquitin transferase MAG2 (similar to Saccharomyces cerevisiae MAG2 (YLR427W); ancestral locus Anc_4.308), with amino-acid sequence MPNTDKEHPEKKDPPKGPIPVKNKPIQEKKYQGNPKKDFNKNTHAKKKNSNRGDGGANKTHGRRSQRMNEMGSNFDLSIEEEISSGNFKLKGRKTQVSINHLLDFQLPDVERRNEMNRRTNNRSRRGHNNEQQHHVHLHGDSFINVNYRLLVDDKFDYKEQSNNPNSLVPDDKIVRVVVPKGQNCPICLTDDPVAPRMVTCGHVFCASCLLHFFSIEETIKNPETGYVKKRKYKECPLCSSIIRLEKVKPVLFENNSVFQENEKKPEPGMKVTFDLMCKPRSSMLPLPVRLRVDPLQTGDFPSYDLKEIIPYARIIKCNPQHAVKFYQDDLESINQQYDIDRALYNDDNQYVKKVLEDIDSKIIVALTEDETVGTTMDSSVLSDFSNLKLETELLKNYDDSVAFFFYQTFFQSPTKYFLSPLDIKLLLACFQNYSKFPETMTVAIENIHYGSIVTEQFIQRYKYVGHLPIGTEIALIDIDWRNVPFIPKEIYNQFAIELKQRRRKSNMKKQREDKDKKIYEQEIERQQAEFYRKENNDISYHEMMDSFSSIRNSPGLLDSLTNTPHRSPSTTAASTSNATTTSVNEKSKKSYKEKTIWGTSISVIPDERTSKENEEFEKMLLSRMNKEKSEENVSSPADIESLESSGKKKKNNKRKGKIMLFSNNHQTF; translated from the coding sequence ATGCCTAACACCGACAAGGAACATCCCGAGAAGAAAGATCCACCAAAGGGTCCTATACCCGTAAAGAATAAGCCCATTCAAGAGAAGAAATATCAAGGTAACCCAAAAAAAGATTTTAATAAGAATACTCATgcgaagaagaaaaatagcAATCGTGGCGACGGAGGAGCCAATAAAACCCATGGCAGACGCTCACAACGAATGAATGAGATGGGATCAAATTTTGATCTGTCAATCGAAGAGGAAATATCAAGTGGtaattttaaattgaaaGGAAGAAAGACACAAGTATCTATCAATCATTTGTTAGATTTCCAATTACCTGATGTAGAACGTAGGAATGAAATGAATAGGAGGACCAATAATAGATCAAGGCGAGGTCACAAcaatgaacaacaacatcatGTTCATTTACATGGCGATTCTTTTATCAACGTTAATTACAGATTATTAGtggatgataaatttgattatAAAGAACAAAGTAATAACCCAAATTCTTTAGTTCCAGATGATAAAATAGTTAGAGTCGTTGTTCCAAAGGGCCAAAATTGTCCCATTTGTTTGACTGATGATCCTGTGGCTCCAAGAATGGTTACATGTGGCCATGTTTTCTGTGCGAGTTGTCTTTTGcatttcttttctattgaagaaactaTAAAGAATCCGGAAACTGGCTACgtgaagaaaagaaagtatAAAGAATGTCCACTTTGTAGTAGTATTATACGACTTGAAAAAGTTAAACCTGTtctatttgaaaataattctgTCTTCCAagaaaacgaaaaaaaGCCAGAACCAGGGATGAAGGTAACTTTTGATTTAATGTGTAAACCACGTTCTTCTATGCTACCGTTACCAGTCCGATTACGTGTTGATCCTTTACAAACTGGAGATTTCCCCAGTTATGATCTTAAGGAAATAATACCCTATGCACGAATTATTAAATGCAACCCTCAACATGCCGTTAAATTCTATCAAGATGATCTTGAGTCAATTAATCAACAATACGACATTGATAGAGCCCTTTATAATGATGACAATCAATATGTTAAGAAAGTATTAGAGGATATTGATTCCAAAATCATTGTCGCATTAACTGAAGATGAAACCGTTGGAACCACAATGGATTCCTCTGTGTTATCTGATTTCTCTAATCTGAAATTAGAAACTGagttattgaaaaattatgatgatTCGGTAGcgtttttcttttatcaaACTTTTTTCCAATCACCAACAAAATATTTCCTTTCACCATTAGacattaaattattattagccTGTTTCCAAAATTATTCTAAATTCCCAGAAACGATGACGGTCGCCATAGAAAATATACATTATGGATCCATTGTAACAGAACAATTTATTCAACGTTATAAATACGTAGGTCATTTACCAATTGGCACTGAAATTGCATTAATAGACATTGATTGGAGAAATGTTCCGTTCATTCCTAAGGAAATCTATAATCAATTTGcaattgaattgaaacaacgtagaagaaaatcaaatatgAAAAAGCAAAGagaagataaagataaaaaaatttatgagcaagaaattgaaagacaACAAGCTGAATTTTAtaggaaagaaaataatgatatatcatatcatgAAATGATGGAtagtttttcttcaatacgGAATTCTCCTGGTCTATTGGACTCTTTAACAAACACACCTCATAGATCACCATCCACAACGGCGGCTTCCACATCCAACGCTACTACTACTAGCGTAAACGAGAAATCCAAGAAAAGTTATAAAGAGAAAACAATTTGGGGCACTTCAATCTCTGTCATACCAGATGAACGAACgtcaaaagaaaatgaagaattcGAGAAAATGTTGTTAAGTAGAATGAACAAAGAAAAGTCAGAAGAGAATGTATCATCTCCAGCAGATATTGAGTCACTTGAATCAAGCgggaaaaagaagaaaaataataaaaggaAAGGCAAAATTATGCTTTTCAGTAACAATCATCAAACATTTTGA
- the TDA5 gene encoding Tda5p (similar to Saccharomyces cerevisiae YLR426W; ancestral locus Anc_4.306) yields the protein MNVDTIFHYLIIPLIRFPGLVVPFLPSLGIYTWRTWLFLCGVYSLSFESLLRLNSFFKTKGSRRWLPIDELESPYAVITGGSNGLGHSIILELLSKFPRLKIINVDLSPFPGGNENVLGFHCNLADVKDVELTLQNIKQRYGKQICLLINNAGTRMKFKEFKNLDPSILQDIMQVNALSPVRFIQELAPEIDSDQQCYIVNVASTLGILTPVKVAGYSASKAALIAFHQSYSFELQMRGVSNIRTLLIILGQLNTTMFGGFEPPRQFFAPIVSTESVAQKIVRKCQVGERGEINEPFYSNWAHILMNMPFMIQTLVRKLAKIDDCLPTEGS from the exons ATGAATGTGGATACCATTTTTCACTATTTAATAATACCGTTGATCAGGTTCCCTGGGCTAGTAGTTCCTTTCCTTCCTTC GCTCGGTATTTATACTTGGAGAACATGGTTATTCTTATGTGGAGTATATTCGCTTTCATTTGAATCCTTGTTAAGATTAAATAGTTTCTTTAAAACCAAAGGTAGCCGTAGATGGTTGCCCATTGATGAGTTGGAAAGTCCATATGCAGTTATTACTGGTGGTAGCAATGGATTAGGTCACTCTATCATACTTGAGctattatcaaaatttccCAGgttgaaaataatcaatGTTGATTTAAGTCCGTTTCCTGGAGGAAACGAGAATGTCCTTGGCTTTCATTGCAACTTGGCTGATGTAAAAGATGTCGAATTGACGTTACAAAATATCAAACAAAGGTACGGGAAACAGATATGTcttttaattaataatgcTGGAACAAGAATGAAGTTCAAAGAATTTAAGAATTTGGATCCCTCAATTCTTCAAGATATAATGCAAGTTAATGCATTGTCACCTGTACGATTTATTCAAGAACTTGCGCCTGAGATTGATTCTGATCAACAATGTTACATTGTTAATGTAGCGAGCACACTAGGGATATTAACTCCAGTGAAAGTGGCTGGTTATTCAGCTAGTAAAGCTGCATTAATAGCATTCCATCAATCGTATTCCTTTGAACTCCAGATGAGAGGGGTATCCAATATCCGTACTCTATTGATTATTCTAGGACAATTGAATACAACAATGTTTGGTGGATTTGAACCGCCTAGACAATTTTTTGCGCCGATAGTCTCTACAGAATCAGTTGCTCAGAAAATTGTTAGGAAATGTCAAGTTGGTGAACGAGGTGAAATTAATGAACCgttttattcaaattggGCCCATATTCTTATGAATATGCCATTTATGATCCAAACCCTTGTTCGAAAGCTAGCAAAGATAGATGATTGTCTTCCTACTGAAGGCTCCTAA